One Drosophila kikkawai strain 14028-0561.14 chromosome 3L, DkikHiC1v2, whole genome shotgun sequence genomic window carries:
- the LOC108083311 gene encoding uncharacterized protein gives MEFTTKKSLTDDMAFTPYGTAVLIGNWAERRFAVEEQSNAILPGIRVEGCERHQSLSQDTYTDAAFVRVETVPNFLEQRKLAYRNYLKNSRSGLKFVDHESLKRNFTTTQTLDFQELPRQSLKLAKGEEGCPPKQAAEIDRLKAFGNLTKTHNYLWRFKCEKLLEELRSKQTTYSASYNRPWRSKSVDEYGTDYDGDMPC, from the coding sequence ATGGAATTTACAACTAAAAAATCGCTGACGGACGACATGGCCTTTACTCCATACGGCACGGCGGTGCTTATTGGCAACTGGGCAGAGCGTCGTTTTGCAGTCGAGGAGCAAAGCAACGCCATCCTGCCCGGCATTCGGGTGGAAGGCTGCGAACGTCATCAGTCACTCAGCCAGGATACGTACACGGATGCGGCTTTTGTGCGCGTCGAGACCGTCCCCAATTTCCTTGAGCAGCGCAAGTTGGCTTACCGAAACTACTTAAAAAACAGCCGGTCAGGCTTGAAGTTCGTAGACCATGAGTCACTAAAACGCAACTTTACCACGACCCAGACCCTGGACTTCCAGGAGCTACCGCGACAGAGTCTTAAGCTCGCCAAGGGCGAGGAAGGGTGTCCCCCAAAGCAAGCGGCAGAGATTGACAGGCTGAAGGCCTTCGGAAATCTTACAAAAACCCACAACTATCTCTGGCGCTTTAAGTGCGAGAAACTCCTGGAGGAACTTAGAAGCAAGCAGACTACTTATTCCGCCTCCTACAACCGTCCATGGAGGAGTAAGTCGGTCGATGAGTATGGGACAGATTACGATGGCGACATGCCATGCTAG